A stretch of Mycobacterium sp. ITM-2016-00316 DNA encodes these proteins:
- a CDS encoding glutamate ABC transporter substrate-binding protein, producing MSSLRFRVAAAAIVAAALPLTLAACGGGGGDESKVVIGTKFDQPGLGLKNPDGTMSGFDVDVATYVAEQLGYAPEDIEWKESPSSQRETLIQNGQVDFIVATYSITDARKEKVDFAGPYLITGQSLLVRADNSDIVGAESLENNKKLCSVTGSTPAQRIKDKYPGVQLQQYDTYSACVEALKTGAIDAVTTDEVILAGYAAQSPGTFKIVGEPFSEERYGIGLKKDDTEMRTKINDAITKMEADGAWKEAFDKNLGPAGITAPEPPAVDK from the coding sequence ATGTCGTCTCTGCGCTTCCGGGTGGCTGCCGCCGCCATTGTGGCCGCAGCGCTACCGCTGACCCTCGCCGCCTGCGGCGGAGGCGGTGGCGACGAATCCAAGGTCGTCATCGGCACCAAGTTCGATCAGCCCGGTCTGGGGCTGAAGAACCCGGACGGCACCATGAGCGGGTTCGACGTCGATGTCGCCACCTATGTCGCCGAGCAACTCGGCTACGCCCCCGAAGACATCGAGTGGAAAGAGTCGCCGTCCTCGCAGCGCGAGACGCTGATCCAGAACGGTCAGGTCGATTTCATCGTCGCGACGTATTCGATCACCGACGCCCGCAAGGAGAAGGTGGATTTCGCCGGGCCGTACCTGATCACCGGGCAGAGCCTGCTGGTACGCGCCGACAACTCCGACATCGTCGGCGCGGAATCGTTGGAGAACAACAAGAAGCTGTGTTCGGTCACCGGCTCGACCCCGGCCCAGCGCATCAAGGACAAGTACCCCGGCGTGCAGCTGCAGCAGTACGACACCTATTCGGCCTGTGTCGAGGCACTCAAGACCGGAGCCATCGACGCGGTGACCACCGACGAGGTCATCCTGGCCGGGTATGCCGCGCAGTCCCCCGGAACCTTCAAGATCGTCGGTGAGCCGTTCTCCGAGGAGCGTTACGGCATCGGCCTGAAGAAGGACGACACCGAAATGCGCACCAAGATCAACGACGCCATCACCAAGATGGAGGCCGACGGCGCCTGGAAGGAAGCCTTCGACAAGAACCTCGGGCCCGCAGGCATCACCGCGCCCGAGCCGCCGGCCGTCGACAAGTAG